Proteins encoded by one window of Candidatus Methylomirabilota bacterium:
- the ricT gene encoding regulatory iron-sulfur-containing complex subunit RicT, whose translation MDEYLIGIRLHATAQAEDYRLGDVDAHVGDLVLVETSGGDAVGEVRRPKRELPEFKRDRLYHRVLRRATDEEAREYRERRAKEEHAVGVCQQLARGRGLAMKVVDVEMQAGGRRVAVYFNAETRVDFRDLVRDLAREFRARIEMRQIGARDTTKVLDGIGPCGRQLCCSSHLRRFEPISVKMAKAQDMPLTDNRLLGNCGRLKCCLLYEFSTYQELRARLPRVNTPCQASCGGGGCMTGKVRSIRVLKQSVVVGFPDGTEAEVPLDQLTWEGRSHVQAQLEGS comes from the coding sequence ATGGACGAGTACCTGATCGGCATCCGCCTCCACGCGACCGCGCAGGCCGAGGACTACCGGCTCGGCGACGTCGACGCCCACGTCGGGGACCTGGTGCTGGTCGAGACCTCCGGCGGCGACGCGGTCGGCGAGGTGCGCCGGCCGAAGCGCGAGCTGCCGGAATTCAAGCGCGACCGCCTCTACCACCGCGTGCTCCGGCGCGCGACCGACGAGGAGGCGCGTGAGTACCGCGAGCGCCGCGCGAAGGAGGAGCACGCGGTCGGCGTCTGCCAGCAGCTGGCCCGCGGTCGCGGCCTCGCGATGAAGGTCGTGGACGTCGAGATGCAGGCCGGGGGGCGGCGCGTGGCCGTGTACTTCAACGCGGAGACGCGCGTGGACTTCCGCGACCTGGTCCGCGACCTGGCGCGCGAGTTCCGCGCGCGGATCGAGATGCGGCAGATCGGCGCGCGCGACACCACCAAGGTGCTTGACGGCATCGGGCCGTGCGGGCGCCAGCTCTGCTGCTCGTCGCATCTGCGCCGCTTCGAGCCGATCTCGGTGAAGATGGCGAAGGCCCAGGACATGCCGCTGACCGACAACCGGCTGCTCGGGAACTGCGGCAGGCTCAAGTGCTGTCTCCTCTACGAGTTCTCGACGTACCAGGAGCTCCGTGCCCGGCTCCCGCGCGTCAACACGCCGTGCCAGGCCTCGTGCGGCGGCGGGGGCTGCATGACCGGCAAGGTGCGGTCGATCCGTGTGCTGAAGCAGTCGGTCGTCGTCGGCTTCCCCGACGGGACGGAGGCCGAGGTCCCGCTCGACCAGCTCACCTGGGAGGGGCGGTCGCACGTGCAGGCCCAGCTCGAGGGATCGTGA
- a CDS encoding DUF2914 domain-containing protein, which produces MHEVLSWLGSWGVSFASLGGGVLTLFVFRRGLPNVGWIVGYLLILGLLFALITEVRRPLEESGRRSGRWFVGAADYTIQTLFHGLLLFVLPAYWAATTLRSLNAPFFVLLVALVLLATFDPWYRALVHPRPWLGHAFFVVSVFAALNVALPLVGLPPFPSLVAAAFLASIALTPVVRRARQLSWAGALQVTVVVGVVAATAAGAGRAFIAPVPLFVASAEVRWAVGSIESLEPVPDAIPAGALKERGLVAYTPIYAPAGLSQGVSHVWRQNGAVVEAVSLSPVRGGRREGFRTYSRKTAFPADPVGRWTVDVTTSAGQLIGRLSFRVIP; this is translated from the coding sequence GTGCACGAGGTCCTCTCGTGGCTGGGTAGCTGGGGCGTCTCCTTCGCGTCGCTCGGGGGCGGCGTGCTCACGCTCTTCGTCTTCCGCCGCGGCCTGCCGAACGTCGGGTGGATCGTCGGCTATCTCCTGATCCTCGGGCTCCTGTTCGCGCTGATCACCGAGGTCCGACGGCCCCTCGAGGAGTCGGGCCGGCGCTCTGGCCGCTGGTTCGTGGGCGCGGCGGATTACACCATCCAGACCCTCTTCCACGGCCTGCTCCTGTTCGTGCTCCCGGCGTACTGGGCGGCGACGACGCTCCGCTCGCTCAACGCGCCGTTCTTCGTGCTCCTCGTGGCGCTGGTACTCCTCGCGACCTTCGACCCGTGGTACCGGGCGCTCGTCCACCCGCGGCCGTGGCTCGGCCACGCGTTCTTCGTCGTCTCGGTGTTCGCCGCGCTGAACGTGGCGCTGCCCCTCGTCGGCCTGCCGCCGTTCCCCTCGCTCGTCGCCGCCGCCTTCCTGGCCTCGATCGCGCTCACGCCGGTCGTCCGGCGCGCGCGGCAGCTCTCGTGGGCGGGCGCCCTCCAGGTGACGGTCGTGGTCGGCGTCGTGGCGGCGACGGCGGCCGGCGCCGGGCGCGCTTTCATCGCGCCCGTGCCGCTGTTCGTGGCGAGCGCCGAGGTCCGGTGGGCCGTTGGCTCCATCGAGTCGCTCGAGCCGGTGCCCGACGCGATCCCCGCGGGCGCGCTGAAAGAGCGGGGCCTTGTCGCGTACACTCCCATCTACGCGCCGGCGGGCCTCTCCCAGGGGGTGAGCCACGTGTGGCGCCAGAACGGAGCGGTGGTGGAGGCGGTGAGCCTCTCGCCCGTCCGCGGCGGCCGCCGGGAGGGGTTTCGGACGTACTCGCGCAAGACCGCGTTCCCGGCCGATCCCGTCGGGCGCTGGACGGTGGACGTGACGACGAGCGCGGGACAGCTCATCGGACGGCTGAGCTTCCGGGTGATCCCGTGA
- a CDS encoding DUF2007 domain-containing protein: MPRRAKVIQFPRPPAEPPDERALAEVHRCDRAEALVVRSLLESEGIPALLRSRIAHSVHPFTVGAQGEVVILVPESEAQRSRILLARIAPGPSFP; encoded by the coding sequence ATGCCACGACGGGCCAAGGTGATCCAGTTTCCCAGGCCGCCGGCCGAGCCGCCCGACGAGCGCGCGCTCGCCGAGGTCCACCGCTGCGATCGGGCCGAGGCGCTCGTCGTGAGGAGCCTCCTCGAGAGCGAGGGGATCCCGGCGCTCCTCCGCTCGCGCATCGCCCACTCGGTCCACCCGTTCACGGTGGGCGCTCAGGGCGAGGTCGTGATCCTCGTGCCCGAGAGCGAGGCTCAACGAAGCCGCATCCTCCTGGCCCGCATCGCGCCCGGCCCGAGCTTCCCGTAG
- a CDS encoding TatD family hydrolase: MTPDLFDTHAHLHFPEFADDLDAVLARARAAGVRRMLTIGTDVETSRAAVALAAREADVWAAVGIHPHDASRADDAALGEIERLAAAPRVVAIGECGLDFFRNLSPRDAQERCFRAQLALARRAGKPVLVHCRDAHAETLAILAEAPAGETGGIMHCFSGDVEIARRCLDLGLLISLAGPVTYPKARALPDVARFVPADRLVVETDCPFLPPQPHRGKRNEPAYLAITAARVAELRAEPLEVVAARTAENARTLLGVP, encoded by the coding sequence GTGACGCCGGACCTCTTCGACACGCACGCGCACCTCCACTTCCCGGAGTTCGCGGACGATCTCGACGCCGTCCTCGCGCGTGCCCGGGCCGCCGGCGTCCGGCGCATGCTGACCATCGGGACGGACGTCGAGACCTCGCGCGCGGCGGTGGCGCTGGCCGCGCGCGAGGCCGACGTCTGGGCGGCCGTCGGCATCCACCCCCACGACGCGTCCCGGGCGGACGACGCGGCGCTCGGCGAGATCGAGCGGCTCGCCGCGGCGCCCCGCGTCGTCGCGATCGGCGAGTGCGGCCTCGACTTCTTCCGCAACCTGTCGCCCCGCGACGCCCAGGAGCGCTGCTTCCGGGCCCAGCTCGCCCTTGCGCGCCGCGCGGGGAAGCCCGTGCTCGTCCACTGCCGCGACGCCCACGCGGAGACGCTCGCGATCCTCGCCGAGGCGCCTGCCGGCGAGACCGGCGGGATCATGCATTGCTTCTCGGGCGACGTGGAAATCGCCCGGCGCTGCCTCGACCTCGGCCTCCTGATCTCGCTCGCCGGGCCCGTGACCTACCCGAAAGCGCGCGCGCTGCCAGACGTGGCGCGGTTCGTCCCGGCCGACCGCCTCGTCGTCGAGACGGACTGCCCGTTCCTGCCGCCGCAGCCCCACCGCGGCAAGCGCAACGAGCCCGCGTACCTCGCGATCACCGCCGCGCGCGTCGCCGAGCTCCGCGCCGAGCCCCTCGAGGTGGTTGCCGCGCGCACGGCGGAGAACGCCCGGACGCTCCTGGGCGTCCCGTGA
- a CDS encoding M28 family peptidase yields MTDALALARLLAGRSNGEREAAVARRLAARGVPFTRHRFDVAEGRGETFAVDLGSGDRVLVLCAHHDAVPGSPGANDNAAAVGILLDLIERVAPPSRLRVRLLFTACEELDYLGAREYVREVGVSGIAGVLSLELCGIGDSLVVWDAGEETPLTRTLRGAFEGLGWRSDERYHVVGRIPRFGSDHRAFAAAGVPAYGLTVVPAAKAEALRRFIFNPVWGALRFAFRRPPPFDTYHTARDGLATLEPGALDLTARALEAIVATGP; encoded by the coding sequence GTGACCGACGCGCTCGCGCTGGCCCGCCTCCTCGCAGGCCGCTCGAACGGAGAGCGTGAGGCGGCCGTGGCGCGCCGGCTCGCCGCGCGCGGCGTGCCGTTCACGCGCCACCGCTTCGACGTCGCGGAGGGCCGCGGCGAGACGTTCGCCGTGGACCTCGGGTCCGGCGACCGCGTCCTGGTCCTCTGCGCCCACCACGACGCGGTGCCCGGAAGCCCCGGCGCCAACGACAACGCCGCGGCCGTCGGCATCCTGCTCGACCTCATCGAGCGCGTCGCGCCGCCGTCCCGGCTCCGCGTGAGGCTCCTCTTCACCGCGTGCGAGGAGCTCGACTACCTCGGCGCGCGCGAGTACGTGCGCGAGGTCGGCGTGTCGGGCATCGCGGGCGTGCTCTCGCTCGAGCTGTGCGGCATCGGCGACAGCCTCGTCGTGTGGGACGCCGGCGAGGAGACGCCGCTCACGAGGACGCTCCGCGGGGCGTTCGAGGGGCTCGGCTGGAGGAGCGACGAGCGCTACCACGTCGTGGGTCGCATCCCGCGCTTCGGGAGCGACCACCGCGCCTTCGCGGCCGCGGGCGTGCCCGCGTACGGGCTCACCGTCGTCCCGGCGGCGAAGGCCGAGGCGCTCCGTCGGTTCATCTTCAATCCGGTGTGGGGCGCGCTCCGGTTCGCCTTCCGCCGCCCCCCGCCCTTCGACACGTATCACACGGCGCGCGACGGCCTGGCGACGCTCGAGCCCGGCGCGCTCGACCTCACGGCGCGGGCCCTCGAGGCGATCGTCGCGACGGGCCCGTAG
- the tmk gene encoding dTMP kinase, which produces MTGALITFEGVEGSGKTTQLLRLERWLRTRGHRVERTREPDGTRLGAAVRGLFERPRLAPEPLVEVFLFMAARHQHVTEKIRPWLERGRVVLSDRYADATVAYQGYGRGVDADLIRELNVRATGGVLPDLTLLFDLDPAEGLRRIGRRRLDRFEREKLAFHRRVRRGYLEILRAEPKRVRLIRATLPPAEVERQVRAVVEEFLRGA; this is translated from the coding sequence GTGACTGGAGCGCTCATCACGTTCGAGGGCGTCGAGGGGTCGGGCAAGACGACCCAGTTGCTCCGCCTCGAGCGTTGGCTTCGTACCCGGGGACACCGCGTGGAGCGGACCCGCGAGCCCGACGGGACGCGCCTGGGCGCCGCGGTGCGCGGGCTCTTCGAGCGCCCCCGCCTCGCCCCCGAGCCCCTCGTCGAGGTCTTCCTGTTCATGGCCGCGCGCCATCAGCACGTCACCGAGAAGATCCGCCCGTGGCTCGAGCGCGGCCGCGTCGTCCTCTCCGACCGCTACGCCGACGCGACCGTCGCCTACCAGGGCTACGGCCGCGGCGTGGACGCCGACCTGATCCGCGAGTTGAACGTGCGTGCGACGGGCGGCGTGCTGCCGGACCTCACGCTCCTCTTCGACCTCGACCCCGCGGAGGGTCTTCGGCGCATCGGCCGCCGCCGGCTCGACCGCTTCGAGCGCGAGAAGCTCGCGTTCCACCGTCGCGTCCGGCGGGGGTACCTCGAGATCCTCCGCGCCGAGCCGAAGCGCGTGCGCCTGATCCGCGCGACGCTGCCGCCGGCCGAGGTCGAGCGCCAGGTGCGGGCCGTCGTGGAGGAGTTCCTGCGTGGCGCTTGA
- a CDS encoding universal stress protein: MTIKRIMHASDFSTASGAAFKLARALAKALHAELVLCHAYQPMPPVAVGEGYVSPRVIEQIWTAARTSARGRLERLAAAARRDRLRVSTLLLQGAAAPAIVAGARRKRVGLLVLGTHGRTGVRRMLLGSVAERVVRTAHCPVLTVRSRV, from the coding sequence GTGACCATCAAGCGCATCATGCACGCGTCTGACTTCTCCACGGCCTCCGGCGCGGCGTTCAAGCTGGCGCGCGCGCTGGCGAAAGCGCTCCACGCCGAGCTCGTCCTGTGCCACGCCTACCAACCGATGCCGCCCGTCGCCGTCGGCGAGGGTTACGTCTCGCCCAGGGTGATCGAGCAGATCTGGACCGCGGCGCGCACGAGCGCCCGCGGGAGGCTCGAGCGCCTGGCCGCCGCGGCGCGGCGGGACCGCCTTCGCGTCTCGACGCTGCTCCTCCAGGGAGCGGCCGCGCCGGCGATCGTCGCCGGGGCCCGGCGCAAGCGGGTCGGGCTCCTCGTCCTCGGCACGCACGGGCGCACCGGCGTCCGGCGGATGCTGCTCGGCAGCGTCGCGGAGCGTGTCGTGCGGACCGCGCACTGTCCGGTGCTGACGGTGCGCTCGCGGGTGTGA
- a CDS encoding DNA polymerase III subunit delta' C-terminal domain-containing protein produces MALEGISGQPRAVALLCRALESDRVAHAYAFVGPAGAGRMTTAVAFAQALLCPQGGCGRCNACRLAAGRRHPDLHVLVPTPPETNPKGARALRIGAIRELGREASLRPVMARRKVFVLDEAERMTGEAPQAFLKTLEEPPPGTVMILILPRARALPATVLSRCQVVRFAPRGDEAAADARTQAFELLAEVRTKGADEMFRRAERLDREKAEALVDAYWLWARDLLLAQAGAPAGLFVNADRAAELAREAERWTLADLLRAVELCREAREALVHNVTPRLTVEVLLSRFALRAA; encoded by the coding sequence GTGGCGCTTGAAGGGATCTCCGGCCAGCCCCGCGCCGTCGCGCTCCTTTGCCGTGCGCTCGAGAGCGACAGGGTGGCCCACGCCTACGCGTTCGTCGGCCCCGCCGGCGCCGGGCGCATGACGACCGCCGTCGCCTTCGCCCAGGCCCTGCTCTGTCCCCAGGGTGGTTGCGGGCGGTGTAACGCCTGCCGCCTCGCGGCCGGGCGCCGGCATCCCGACCTCCACGTGCTCGTACCGACGCCGCCCGAGACGAACCCGAAGGGCGCGCGGGCGCTCCGTATCGGCGCGATCCGCGAGCTCGGGCGCGAGGCGTCGCTGCGCCCGGTCATGGCGCGCCGGAAGGTCTTCGTGCTCGACGAGGCCGAGCGCATGACCGGCGAGGCGCCGCAGGCCTTCCTGAAGACGCTCGAGGAGCCGCCGCCGGGGACGGTGATGATCCTGATCCTCCCGCGGGCGCGCGCGCTGCCCGCCACGGTGCTGTCGCGCTGCCAGGTCGTGCGTTTCGCGCCGCGCGGCGACGAGGCCGCGGCCGACGCCCGGACCCAGGCCTTCGAGCTGCTCGCCGAGGTCCGGACGAAGGGCGCCGACGAGATGTTCCGGCGCGCCGAGCGTCTGGACCGCGAGAAGGCCGAGGCGCTCGTGGACGCCTACTGGCTCTGGGCGCGCGACCTCCTCCTCGCCCAGGCGGGGGCGCCGGCCGGCCTGTTCGTCAACGCCGACCGCGCGGCCGAGCTCGCGCGCGAGGCGGAGCGCTGGACCCTCGCCGACCTCCTGCGCGCCGTCGAGCTCTGCCGCGAGGCGCGCGAGGCGCTCGTGCACAACGTGACGCCGCGGCTGACCGTCGAGGTGCTCTTGAGCCGCTTCGCCCTGCGGGCGGCATGA
- a CDS encoding potassium channel family protein, whose translation MRLGVGIVGIVLIAAIIWDAFEALVLPRRVTRRLRPTRWFYRSTWGVWSAIARRLRQGGRRETYLSFYGPLSLFLLLAMWAASLIIGFGMLHWASGSSLVVQGAGATFWDDLYMSGTTFFTLGLGDVVPRRSLARVLTVVEGGVGFGFLAVVIGYLPVLYQAFARREVSITLLDARAGSPPSAGELLRRNGRDTQALAQLLHEWERWSAEILESHLSYPVLGYFRSQHDNQSWLAALTAILDSCALVIVAIEGACARQAQLTFAIARHAAVDLAQVLGAPPGASVGDRLPPAAYARLRSRLGEDGVILAGGAAAEARFAALRRMYEPYVTALAARLLMPLPEWDASAAGDNWRTSAWERRVTNGGALGERDVHDDA comes from the coding sequence ATGCGACTTGGGGTCGGGATCGTCGGCATCGTCCTGATCGCGGCCATCATCTGGGACGCGTTCGAGGCACTCGTGCTGCCACGCCGGGTGACGCGACGGCTGCGTCCCACGCGGTGGTTCTACCGCTCGACCTGGGGCGTCTGGTCCGCCATCGCGCGCCGGCTGCGCCAGGGGGGACGCCGTGAGACCTATCTCAGTTTCTACGGCCCACTCTCGCTGTTTCTCCTTCTCGCCATGTGGGCGGCGAGCCTCATCATCGGCTTCGGGATGCTGCATTGGGCGTCTGGCTCGAGCCTCGTCGTCCAGGGCGCCGGCGCGACGTTCTGGGACGACCTCTACATGAGCGGGACGACGTTCTTCACACTCGGGCTCGGCGACGTGGTGCCGCGTCGCTCACTGGCTCGAGTGCTCACCGTGGTGGAGGGTGGCGTGGGCTTCGGGTTCCTCGCGGTCGTCATCGGCTACCTGCCGGTGCTCTATCAGGCGTTCGCGCGCCGTGAGGTCAGCATCACGCTGCTCGACGCCCGCGCCGGCTCACCGCCGAGCGCGGGCGAGCTGCTGAGGCGCAACGGACGGGACACGCAGGCGCTGGCGCAGCTCCTGCACGAGTGGGAGCGCTGGTCCGCCGAGATCCTCGAGTCGCACCTGTCCTACCCGGTGCTCGGCTACTTCCGATCGCAGCACGACAACCAGTCCTGGCTCGCGGCCCTCACGGCGATCCTGGACTCCTGCGCCCTGGTCATCGTCGCCATCGAGGGCGCCTGCGCGCGTCAGGCGCAGCTCACGTTCGCGATCGCCCGGCACGCGGCGGTGGATCTCGCCCAGGTGCTCGGTGCGCCGCCGGGGGCCTCCGTGGGCGATCGCCTGCCGCCCGCTGCGTACGCGCGTCTCCGGTCGCGTCTCGGGGAGGACGGCGTGATCCTCGCTGGCGGCGCGGCGGCTGAGGCGCGGTTCGCCGCGCTCCGGCGCATGTACGAGCCGTACGTCACGGCTCTCGCCGCGCGTCTCCTCATGCCGCTCCCTGAGTGGGACGCGTCGGCGGCGGGCGACAACTGGCGGACGAGCGCGTGGGAGCGTCGGGTCACGAACGGCGGCGCGCTCGGGGAGCGCGACGTCCACGACGACGCCTGA
- the metG gene encoding methionine--tRNA ligase — translation MTARAFYLTTPIYYVNDRPHIGHAYTTIMADAMARWRRLAGDEVFFLTGTDEHGERIAQIAAAAGVSPKEYADRISGVFRETWKTLGISNDDYIRTTEPRHEKVVQAVLQTLWDKGEIYLGTYGGHYCFGCERFYTEKEIVDGKCPDHQTPLTWIEEENYFFKMSKYQAWLIHHVNDHPDLVRPERYRNEILGFLRDPLQDLSISRPRRRLEWGIPLPFDDKYVTYVWFDALINYVSALGGPGAARFDKFWPNVRHLIGKDILKPHAVYWPCMLHAAGLPVFQHLDVHGYWTVNGQKMSKSLGNVVDPLAMQAKYAEAFRYFVLREPVFGLDADFSEAALVGRLNADLANDLGNLVSRATTLIVNMAEGRVPRWHQDVVAPHGTVPQLRPDFERAKAGVEVAMAEFAFQKAFTAIWEFVGAVNRFVDTAQPWVIAKQLEPVGRPRLSTVLYSLAESLRLLGILLAPFLPDAAAKINTALGQTGEPKLADAEWGRLEAGTQVAKVSGLFPRVEDKKAAAPTADAPVPAGARISIDDFGKVDLRVAEIVAAEPVPKSKKLLKLTVSLGAEQRTLVAGIAEHYAPADLVGKKVVVVANLEPAKLMGVESNGMVLAASTEGKLAVLTLDRDLPPGAKIQ, via the coding sequence GTGACCGCTCGCGCGTTCTATCTCACGACGCCGATCTACTACGTCAACGACCGCCCACATATCGGGCACGCCTACACGACGATCATGGCCGACGCGATGGCGCGCTGGCGCCGGCTCGCGGGCGACGAGGTCTTCTTCCTCACCGGCACCGACGAGCACGGCGAGAGGATCGCGCAGATCGCGGCGGCGGCCGGGGTGTCGCCGAAGGAGTACGCCGATCGGATCTCGGGCGTGTTCCGCGAGACGTGGAAGACGCTCGGCATCTCGAACGACGATTACATCCGGACGACCGAGCCGCGTCACGAGAAGGTCGTCCAGGCGGTCCTCCAGACGCTGTGGGACAAGGGCGAGATCTACCTCGGCACCTACGGCGGCCACTACTGCTTCGGATGCGAGCGCTTCTACACCGAGAAGGAGATCGTCGACGGCAAGTGCCCCGACCACCAGACCCCCCTCACGTGGATCGAGGAGGAGAACTACTTCTTCAAGATGTCGAAGTACCAGGCGTGGCTGATCCATCATGTCAACGACCACCCTGACCTCGTCCGCCCCGAGCGCTACCGCAACGAGATCCTCGGGTTCCTGCGCGATCCGCTCCAGGACCTCTCGATCAGCCGCCCGCGCCGCCGGCTCGAGTGGGGGATCCCGCTCCCGTTCGACGACAAGTACGTCACCTACGTCTGGTTCGACGCGCTGATCAACTACGTCTCCGCGCTCGGCGGCCCGGGCGCCGCCCGCTTCGACAAATTCTGGCCGAACGTGCGGCACCTGATCGGCAAGGACATCCTCAAACCCCACGCCGTCTACTGGCCCTGCATGCTGCACGCGGCGGGGCTGCCCGTCTTCCAGCACCTCGACGTCCACGGCTACTGGACGGTCAACGGTCAGAAGATGTCCAAGAGCCTCGGCAACGTCGTGGACCCGCTCGCGATGCAGGCGAAGTACGCCGAGGCGTTCCGCTACTTCGTGCTGCGTGAGCCCGTGTTCGGCCTGGACGCCGACTTCAGCGAGGCGGCGCTCGTCGGCCGGCTCAACGCCGACCTCGCCAACGACCTGGGCAACCTCGTCTCGCGCGCGACGACGCTGATCGTGAACATGGCCGAGGGCAGGGTGCCGCGATGGCATCAAGACGTTGTAGCTCCGCATGGCACCGTCCCCCAGCTGAGACCGGACTTCGAGCGCGCAAAGGCCGGGGTCGAGGTTGCCATGGCCGAGTTCGCGTTCCAGAAGGCGTTCACGGCTATCTGGGAGTTCGTCGGCGCGGTGAATCGCTTCGTCGATACGGCGCAGCCATGGGTCATCGCCAAGCAGCTCGAGCCGGTCGGTCGGCCGAGACTGAGCACGGTCCTCTACTCCCTCGCCGAGTCTCTACGGCTGCTCGGGATCCTCCTGGCGCCATTCCTGCCGGACGCCGCGGCGAAGATCAATACGGCGCTCGGTCAAACGGGCGAGCCGAAGCTCGCCGACGCCGAGTGGGGGCGCCTCGAGGCCGGCACCCAGGTCGCGAAGGTCTCCGGGCTCTTCCCGCGCGTCGAAGACAAGAAGGCGGCCGCGCCCACGGCGGACGCGCCTGTCCCCGCGGGCGCCCGCATCAGCATCGACGACTTCGGGAAGGTCGACCTGCGCGTGGCGGAGATCGTCGCCGCCGAGCCCGTGCCGAAGTCGAAGAAGCTCCTGAAGCTCACCGTGTCGCTCGGCGCCGAGCAGCGCACGCTCGTCGCCGGGATCGCCGAGCACTACGCGCCGGCCGACCTCGTCGGCAAGAAGGTCGTCGTCGTCGCGAACCTGGAGCCGGCGAAGCTCATGGGCGTCGAGTCCAACGGCATGGTCCTGGCGGCGTCCACCGAGGGCAAGCTCGCGGTGCTGACGCTCGACCGCGACCTCCCGCCCGGGGCGAAGATCCAGTGA